From Solibaculum mannosilyticum:
TACGGCATCGAGGCCCTTGTGGACCGCCGGGAAATTCCCGCCGGGATGAAGGTCGATTACGCTTCCATTGAGGAAATCATTGTGTTTTTGGCAAAGGGAGGGAACTAATATGAAGGCGTTACTGCTGAAAGATTGGTTTGTCATTTGGAAACAATGCCGCATTATGTTGCTGATCCCAATAGTATTTGCATTGATATCCGGGATGATGCCGGGGAGTGACGGCGATTTTTTCCGATTGTTTTCCGTCGTAATCCTTGCCATGTTTCCGATCACCGTCATAGGTCTGGATGAGCGGAATAAATGGGAAGTCTATGCAGCTACAATGCCCTATTCTAAACAGGATATGGTACTGAGTAAATATGTTTTAGCTGTGATTGGCATTGTCACCGGCTGTGGACTGTCGGTGATAGCAACTGCATTTCTAAATCCATCCGCAACTTCTTGGGCAGAGATGGCGCCTGTCCTTGTTACTATCTTCACTGTAGGATGTATCTATACTGCGTTTATTATGCCGGTTATCTTTCGATTCGGTGTGGAAAAGGGGCGGATGTGGTTTATCATTCTTGCCGTACTATTAGCCGGTGGCATTGGAGCTCTTAATACTATGGCCCAGGGACAAAATTCTGTGGTCTTTTCTTTTTTAAAATTTATTCAATCGTCTCTTCTGTGGCTTCCGGTTGCAGGGATTGTATTGCTGGCTTTGTCTGCACTTTTGTCCATCTCCATTTACAGCAAACGGGAATTTTCATAAGAAGACTAGAATCCCTTCTCTGAAAAGCCTCTCCTGCATTTCGTGGGGGGAGGCTTTCCTCTTATCAGCATCGACTTGTTCTAGCATCCCATAACGTGGTATACTCGGATGGACAGAAAGGAAGGCTTTTCTCATGAAGGAAAATAAATACGATCAAGACAGCTTTTTTGAAAAATACAGCCAAATGACCCGTTCCCGATACGGCCTCTCTGGAGCGGGAGAATGGAGCGCCTTTCGGCAATTGCTGCCGGATTTCAAAGGCAAGCGCGTGCTGGATCTGGGATGTGGGTACGGTTGGCACTGCGCCTACGCCGTCGAACACGGGGCATCGTCGGTGTTGGGAATTGACCTCTCCCACAAGATGCTTCAGGTGGCCCGGGAGAAAAACAATGCCCCCTCTATCACCTACCGTCAATGCGCCATTGAGGATTTTAATCCTTTTCCCTCCAGCTTTGATGTAGTCATCAGTTCTCTCGCCTTTCACTATGTAAAGGACTGGGACGATGTTGTACGGCTGGTGCATCACAGTCTTGTGCCAAACGGACAATTTATCTTCTCTGTGGAGCATCCTGTATTCACGGCCGCCGGTTCTCAAGACTGGTTTTACAGGGACAATGGAGACATCGCCCACTTCCCCGTGGACAACTATTTTTATGAAGGAAAACGTCAGGCCGTCTTTTTGGGAGAAAGGGTGGTAAAATACCATCGTACATTGACCACCTATCTAGACTCTTTACTAAAACATGGATTTTTCATCCATGCCGTGGTGGAGCCCCAGCCGCCGGAAGATATGATGCATCTCGACGGTATGAAGGATGAGATGCGCAGGCCTATGATGATTTTGATCTCGGCTCAGAAGAATGACGCGGACAATGCTTCGGTTTGACAATCCTTGTCCCCCGCTTTTATAATGACTTTATGTGGAAGACGCCGCTCAATTGGCTGCGGCAAGGGAAGGAGTTTTTCTCGCTATGGAACATATTTTATTGGTGGAGGACGACTGTGCTCTGGCTATGGGATTGGTCTATTCCATCCAGCAGGAAGGGTTTGAAGTCACCCACTGTCCTGATGCGAAGTCGGCCCGGGAGGCCTTTGCCTCTTCCCCATTCGACCTGGCGCTTTTGGACGTCATGCTCCCGGATGGAAACGGGTTTGACCTTTGCCGCCGATTTCACAGCAGCTGTCCCGTCATCCTGTTGACCGCTTGCGACGAGGAGGTCAACGTGGTGATGGGATTGGATGGCGGCGCAGACGATTATATCACCAAACCCTTCCGCGTCCGGGAATTGATCTCCCGGATGCGGGCGGTACTGCGCCGGTGCAAATCCACCGACGACACCTTAAAAGCCGGCGCTCTCACTTTGCATCCCGAACACAGCTGTGTCACACTGAAGGGGCAATCCATCCCCCTCACCGCCATGGAACTGCGCCTGTTGTCCCATCTGATGCGCAACAAAGGCCAGACGTTGACTCGTACACAGCTGTTGGACAAGCTGTGGGACAACAGGGGGGAATTCGTGGACGACAATACCCTTTCGGTCAACATCCGCCGTCTGCGGGAGAAGCTGGAGGAAAATCCCAACCAGCCTCAGACCATCCTGACCGTGCGGGGTGTGGGATATCGACTGGAGGCATCGGAATGAATCAGAGTCTCAAAAATCCCCAGATGAAAAAGACGCTGATCCGCATCACGCTCTGGATGCTTTTGGCGACGGTGGCCGGATGTATTCTTTTCGTCGGACTCTCTAAATTGCAGGCGGCTCAAATGATGCGTCAAAACATCGCCATGGCTGGACGCATGTCCACAGAAGACGACGCGCAAAATATCGCCAAGCTGTTTACCGATCCTATCTCCGAGCAGGACTATGAGGCGGGCAAAGCCCTTCTTTCCCCTTACGGCGTCAATGTGGAAATGGATCCCTCCCTCTATCAGCCCTATCAGTCCCTTTTGATGCAGCAGCTGATCGGCTTCTGCTTTCTGATGCTCGTTTTGTGGGGAATTGTCATGCTCTGCTGCTTGCGCGGGATGCACGGCATCTTTTCTCAGATCCGTTCGCTGTCTTCCCGCGTCCGTCAGGCGGCAGACGGCAATCCAAAAATGCTTCCCGCCATCAATGAGGGGGATATGCAGTCTCTGGAAAACTCCATCAATCTCCTGGTGGAGCGTTCCGGCTTCGGTATGGAATCCCTTCAGGCCGACAAGATGTTTTTAAAAAATCTGCTGTCGGATATCTCCCATCAGCTCAAAACGCCGCTGGCCGCTTTGCAGCTCTACAGCGACCTGATGCTGGATCATCCCGATATGGAACCGGCTCAGCGGGAGGAATTTTTACAGCAGTCCTCACAACAGCTTGCCCGCATCGATTGGCTCATCCAAGGCATGCTCAAGATGGCCAGGCTGGAATCGGGGTCCATTTTGATGCAGCGCAAACCCACCTCGTTGTCGTCGGTGGCGCTGTCGGCCATGTCCCCCTTCCAAGCTATGGCCGATCTGAAAAAGGTTTCACTCGTCTCCCAGATCCCCGATGCCATCTCTCTCAACATCGACGCCGAGTGGACGGCTGAGGCTCTGGGAAACCTCATCAAAAATGCGTTGGAACATTCCCACCAGGGCGGCCACATCCGTTTAACCGCCAAGGATACCGCTATGACGGTACAGCTCTCGGTCATCGACGACGGCGAGGGGATGGAATCCACGGAGCTTCCCTATATCTTTGAACGGTTTTATCGCAAGCAAAGCCAAGTCAAATCCTCCAGCGTGGGCATCGGTCTCTCTTTGGCCAAGGCCATCCTGGCGGAAAACGACGCTGATATTTACGTCAAGAGCGCACCGGGCCACGGTTCGGAATTCGTCATTACATTTTTGAAAAAGTCATTTTAATAGGGCTGTTTCCTCGGATAAGAGCGTGGGAAAATTGCAAAAGGATCGCTTATCAGCCGATCCTTTTTTCTTTGATTGCTATGTCTTTTTTGCAGGGATTTTGACGATTCTTTTGTTCTTACAAAACTGTCATGTGACCGTCATGTGAACGTAAGGTGTCTATGGCATACTGCTGTTTGTAATCAATCAATGAGGAGGAATTATGAGAATGGAACCCATTGTAGTAGTAAAAGATCTCTGCAAGGTTTATGGAAAAGGTCCCATGGCGGTCAACGCCTTACAGCACGTCAATCTACAGGTGGAAAAAGGGGAATTTGTGGCCATCACCGGAGCATCCGGCAGCGGCAAATCCACTTTGCTCCACATGCTGGGCGCGGTGGATCGTCCCACCTCCGGATCGGTGGTCGTGGACGGCGTGGACGTCTTCTCCAAAAAAGAAGGGGAATTGGCCGTCTTCCGCCGCCGCAAAGTGGGCTTTGTCTTCCAGTTTTATAATTTAATCCCCGTCCTCACCGCAGAGGAAAACATCACCCTCCCCGTCATGCTGGACGGACAAAATGTGGACAAAGAGCTTTTAGAAGAAATCTTATCTTCTTTGGGGCTATCCGATCGCCGGCAGCATCTGCCCAGCCAGCTTTCCGGAGGTCAGCAACAGCGCGTCTCCATCGGACGGGCGCTCATTTACCGGCCTTCCATCCTGCTGGCCGACGAACCCACCGGCAATCTGGATACCCAAAACAGCCGGGAAATTTTATCCCTTTTGAAATCCTCCGTCCGCAAGTACGGACAGACCTTGATTCTAATCACCCACGATATGTCCATCGCCTCCCAGGCCGACCGTGTCATCGTCATGGAGGATGGCCGAATCCGCAGCGAGGAGGCGTAATCGATGAACAGCCTTTGGACTTTAACGGGACGTTATCTGCGCAAACAACGCCGACGTACCATCCTAACCACTTTGGGCATCACCATGGCAGTGGCTCTGGTAGCTGGACTGGGCCTTATCATCACCGGCGTACAGCAGATCCTCATCGGCGACGCCATCGACAATACCGGCAACTGGCATTATATCGTGGGAAGCGCCCCCTCTGATGCCGAATCCACGCTGAATACCCCCATAGAAGATCTGGATATGGAACGACATCCCATTACACTCTCCTACGATCAGGCCACTCAGTTGAGTCAGAACGTCCGATTTGAAAAAGCCGGTCTTGCCAGGGAATATCAATTCGCCCAGTTGGATCTGGCTACTCCTGACAGCGATCCAAACGACGCCTCAAATTACAATTACCTGCAAATGCGGGAATTTGATTTTGTGGCCGATGAATTCCGTCCTTACCGTGCCGTATCGGGACGTCTTCCTCAGAATCCAGGGGAAATTGCCGTCAGCATGGGGCTCATGGATAAACTTCCGGGCAATCCGCAGCTTGGGGATACCATCACTCTACAGATCGGATATTTCACAGGGGCACGTACTGATGTAGAGAACTACGAATCCCCGGTTGAGTATACCTTCACTCCAAAGCAAACTTGTACCTATACCTTGGTCGGGTACATCAATGTGGTCAGCGACAGCAGCATGATGAACACCTATAACGCTGTGACCTATGGGTTCCAAGGCGGTGAGGATTGCTACACTACCTACGTCCGGATGAAGCCGGGCAGCGATTTCAACCAGGGTATGCTGGACGCTTTGAAAGAAAACGGGATCGATCACACAGGAACCGATATCTTGACCGCTGACGGCATCGTCTCCAACTATTCCCTCCTCCGCTGGTCGGGCCAGAGCGCCAATCTGGAGGCAAACGCTGCTTTTAGCGGCTTATTTATCCTGTTGGCCGCCATCATTCTGGTGACTATGGGAGCGGTCATCCGCAACTCCTTTGCCATGTCGGTGTCCGAACGCATTACCCAGTTTGGCATCCTGCGTTCCATCGGAGCATCCCCAAAACAGATCCGGGGATTGGTCTTGCGGGAAGGCATCCTGGTTTCCCTCTTCTCCATCCCCTTGGGGCTTTTGTCCGGCATCGCGGCGATGGCCATTGTGTTCCGCGTCGTGGCAAGCTATGAAGTCAGCTTCTTTAAAAACTTCAAGTTGGTCATCACTCCTTGGCCGCTGATTTTGGCCGCTGTTTTGGGCCTGTTGGCCGTATTGATCTCGGCCTGGTCCCCGGCCGTCAAAGCCGGTTTGGTTTCCCCCATCGAAGCTGTACGCGGCCACGCCACCCTTCACGGCGAGCGTATCAAACGTTCCCGCCGCGGCAAAGTACTAGGGAAAATTTTTGGTACTCCCGGCGTCATGGCAGCCCGCAACATCCGGCGCAATCCCAGACGATTCCGTACCACGGTGTTTTCCATTGGCCTTAGTGTCACGCTCTTTATCTCCATCGGCAGTTTTGCGCAGTCGGCCAGCTCCAGTATTGCATCGGTTGTCCCAAACGGCGCTGATTTTACTGTACAATACTACGTACCCTCCTCCACGGAACAGGATGCCGAAACCGATCCCCAGGTGGATGCCGACATCCAAAAGAATCTAAACCTATTGCAGGATCTCCAGTCCACCTTGCATCAGACAAACGGCGTCAGCAAAGCTGAAGTCATAAGCTCTTCTGAGGCGGCCACCCGGTCGATCCAAGGGCACTACTCCAAGGAATATCAGGAACTGATGAGCGAGTACGGGCATTACGGTTCAAGCTCTTGGGACAGTGATGTGGAATACATGACCTTGATGTTTGTGGATGAATCGGGATACAATTCCCTTGACCTCGGAGGAAATGCACCCAGTTATCAGCAGTTGACAGATGGAGGCGCCATTCTCTTCGACACTTATTCAGTTAATAATCAAGGTACCAGCATTACCAGCATCCGCATGTCCGATTTAAAGGTGGGTGATTCCATCAATCTGCTGAAAACATTGTACGATGAAAGTGGTGAACTCTCTTTTACTGACAAAGGTTCTGTTACTGTATCGGCAATCCGGCAGGAGGCCCCCTGGGTCACCGGCAGAAGCAATACGGCCTTTACTTTGGTCCTATCCAAAGACAGCGCCATCGCCAATCAGTTCTCCCCCTACAGCTATACCCTCTCCGTCAAATGCCTGGACGGCCAGATCGAAGATACCCGCACAGTTTTGGATTCCCTGGAAACCGGACGTTATCTCAATGTCACCGATATCATTTCAGAACAACTGGAAAGCCGCAATTATGTGGCCACCATCAATCTTTTCCTCTACGGCTTTTTGACGGTCATTGTGTTGATTTCCGTTCTCAACATCATCAACACCGTCAGCACCAATCTGCTTCTCCGACGCCGTGAGATCGGTATGATGAGAGCGGTGGGAATGTCTAAGGGCCAGTTGATCCGCATGCTCCTTCTGGAGTGTACGCTATATGGTTTCTCCGGTGCGTTATGGGGATCCATTGCAGGCGAACTCCTCTATCTTGCTTTGCTGCACACAGGCCAGGGCCTTATCGGTACCACCCATTTCTTCCCCACTTCCAGTATCCTGCTCTCCTTCCTGTTGTCAATCCTTATCGCCATCTTGGCCGGCGCGGAACCCATGTTCCGTATCATCAGAACACCTATTGTGGATTCTATCCGTGCGGAAGAATAAGTTTATTCTTGATCGGGCTGTATCACAAAATCTGTGGTACAGCCCGATTTTTCTTTCTAAACAGCCAATATTTGTATTTTTACTCTATTATTATACTATTTGTATTTAATTTTCTTCCTTTATCCAGAGATGCGGATATCAATTCATCTCAGATGAAGGCCGGTCATTGCCTTTTCCCCCGAAAATAAGGGGATTTTTGGGGTGTAATCGAAAAAAAGACCGGTAGAAAAATCTTTCTGCTCATCTTTTCTTTTTACCTGATATCTTTTCTCGAAAAAGGTTATTATTTGGAACAATTCGTAATTTTTTATTTTAATTATACAATTTGTATTTTATCTTTTCCCCTTTTCAAGATAAAAAAGCCGGCTCCTAATGGAACCGGCTTCTCTTATCGTCGTATGATTAGGAATTTTTAAGGGCGATAGCCTGTTTTGCCTGAGCCACAATTTTCTCTGCCGTCAGGCCGTAATGCTTGAGCACTTCCAAGGCCGGACCCGAATGTCCAAATTCGTCTTCCACACCGTGGCGAATAATCGGCACAGGACAAATACCCGACAATGTCTCAGCCACTGCACCGCCTAAACCTCCGATGATGGAATGTTCCTCGGTGGTCACAATAGCACCAGTTTCCCGGGCAGCGGCCACCAGGATCTCACGGTCGATGGGTTTAATGGTAGGCATATTGATAAGCCGAGCCGAAATGCCTTCGTTTTTCAGCTGTTCTCTCGCGGCAATGGCCTCTCCTACCATCAAGCCTGTGGCTACGATGGTGACATCCTTTCCTTCTCCCAACAGGATGCCTTTACCCAATTCAAAAGAATAATCATTCTCGTTGAACAGTACCGGTACAGCCAAGCGGCCAAAACGGAAATAAACCGGACCATCATGTTTGGCAGCGGCTAAAACAGCCTTTTTAGCCTCCACATAATCGGCTGGACAAATAACCGTCATCCCCGGGATAGCCCGCATCAAAGCAAAGTCCTCACAGCATTGGTGGGAAGCGCCGTCTTCACCCACCGACAAACCGCCGTGAGTTGCACCGATCTTTACCGGAAGATGAGGGTATCCGATGGAATTACGAACCTGTTCATATGCTCTGCCGGCGGCAAACATGGCAAAGGTGCTGGCAAATACAAGCTTCCCAGTGGCAGCGATACCGGCGGCAATGGACATCATATTTTGCTCTGCAATGCCGCAGTTGAAGAATCGGTCGGGATACGCTTTCTGAAAAGCTAATGTCTTTGTAGCATGGGCTAAGTCGGCATCCAACACAATCATATCTGGATTTTGAGCACCCAGTTCCACCAAAGCCTCACCATAGCTGTCGCGGGTCGCAATCTTTTTCACATCAGCCATTGTTTAGTCCTCCAATCCAGCAAGTTGCTCGCCAAGTTCTTTCATTGCCTGCTCATAAAGATCCTGACCCGGCGCCTGCCCATGCCAGATAAAATTATTTTCCATGTAGGAAACGCCCTTGCCTTTGACCGTCCGGGCGATGATGACGGTGGGTTTCCCCTTTACAGTCCGGGCTTCCTGGAAGGCAGCTTCGATCTGGTCAAAGTCGTGGCCGAAGATCTCAATGGTGTGCCATCCGAATGCCTGGAATTTTTCCGGGATAGGATAGGGCGAATTGACTTCTTCAAGCGAGCCATCGATTTGGAGGTTATTGTTGTCGATAACCGCTACCAGATTATCCAGCTTTTTTGCCGAGGCAAACATAGCCGCTTCCCATACCTGACCTTCTCCTAATTCACCGTCCCCCAGAACGGTATACACCCGGTAAGAATCTTCACTAGTCTTAGCCGACAGGGCCATCCCTACAGCGGTGGAAATACCCTGGCCCAAGGAACCGGTGGACATATCTATTCCAGGAACTTGTTTCATATTTGGGTGGCCTTGAAGAATGGAATCAATTTTGCGCAGAGTTTTCAACAGATCCACAGAGAAAAAGCCGCGGTTTGCCAATGTGGCGTACAGAGCCGGAGCCGCATGACCTTTGGACAGTACACAACGATCCCGATCTTTCCAATGCGGCTTTTGGGGGTCTACCTTCATCTCCTCAAAATAGAGATAAGTCAACACATCAGCTACCGAAAGAGAACCGCCCGGATGGCCGGACTTGGCGTGAAACACGCCCTCAATCGCGCCCATACGAACTCGTAGGGCCATTTTGGTCAATGATTTCTTTTTGGCTTCATCCATAGAATATTAAACCTCCTGTGCAAAAATCGTCCCACATTCTATCTTTCCAACAAAGTCCGCTACGGCACCCTGGGTATGATCCCGTACGATAAGGTCGGCTTCCGGATACAGCTCTTTCGGCGCATTGGCCGCCAGAGCACCGCAGCCTGCCTTACGGACTAATTCACGGTCGTTATAATAATCGCCGATTGCAAAGGTTTTGTCAAGGGCAATCTTTAACATCCGGGCCAGAACGCCCAGCGTCTCCCCTTTATTCGATCCCTCCGGCAGCATCTCATAATACTGAGGACTGGTGGCCACATAGGTCACTCCATGATGAGAAACACGATTACAAAATTCCATTACGTCCACCATACGGTCGGACGGAGCGCCATATAACACTTTGTGCCATACAGGGGGAACCTCGTCTAAGGTTGTCTTTACATAAGGGAGGCCTTCGAACTTTACATGTTCCCACGTGATATCGTTGCCCCGCAGAACATACAATTGCCGTCCAGAGGAGAACTCCACCCCTATATCCGGCATGCATTCCAGAACTCGGCGGGCATACTGCTTGGCCTCTGGAGGAAGAGGATGTTCCCATACAATACGTTCCTGCCTGTAATCGTAAAGCAGGCTGCCGTTCATCACGCATACCGGCGCATTGACTGGGAGCTGCTCCACATATCGCCTGGCTGACTCAACAGTTCGGCCTGTCGCAATGGTGAATATGCCGCCTTCCTCCACAAAACGTCTCACCGCTTGCAAATTGTTCTCTGGAATCCGGCTGTTTTCATCCAGCATGGTTCCGTCCAAGTCGGAGATAAGCAGGCATCCTTCCAGGGATTTTGACACAATGACACCTCCCAAACACAAACAAAAGCAAAAGCAGTTACACTTGCTTCTGTAAATCGGATAAAAACTTCACAAAGTAATCGGGCAAGGCGCTGGAAAATTCCAAGTATCGCCCATCCCGGGGATGTTCAAATCCCAAAACCTTGGCGTGCAGACATTGTCCATGCAGCGATGTGATGACCTTCTTAGGACCGTACACAGCATCCCCCGCTACGGGATGACCCAAGGACGCCATATGCACCCGGATCTGATGGGTGCGCCCCGTCTCCAGCTTCAAGCGGAGATGAGTAAATCCCGGGTACCGCTCCACCACTTCATAATGAGTGACAGCTTCCCGTCCTCCCGGCACCACCGCCATTTTCTTGCGGTCGGTGGGATGACGTCCGATGGGGGCATTGACCACCCCTTGATCGTCCCGGAATCCGCCGTACACCACCGATTCATACAGCCGCAAAAAAGAGTGGGCTTGAATCTGGGCCGCCAGATGCTGGTGGGCAAAATCGTTTTTAGCCACCATGAGAAGGCCGCTGGTGTCCTTGTCGATGCGGTGGACAACCCCCGGGCGGAGCACACCGCCGATACCGGACAGATTCCCCCTGCAATGATAAAGCAGTGCATTGACCAACGTCCCGTCGGGATTGCCGGGTGCAGGATGCACCACCATCCCTTTGGGTTTGTCGACGACTAAAAGATCCTCATCCTCATACACGACGTTAAGCGGGATATTTTCTGGATAAGCCTCCATTTCAACGGGATCCGGCACCGTGACACAGACGGTATCCCCCGTTTTCATCTGGGTCTTTTTGCTGGGCTTGCCGCCGTTGATCGTGATGTTCCCTTCTTCGACCAGGCGCTGAACTGCACTTCGGCTGAGATCAGGCACGCTGGACGATACAAAGACGTCCAAGCGTTTGCCTTGGTTCTCCTGCCCTACCGTCAGACGAAAGGTTTCCACAGTCTCACCTTCTTCTGCGCCCCTTGTGGGCCAGGATCGCCCCGCCCGGCGACAGGATCACACCCAGTACAAACAGGACTGCACCGATCACCACACAACAGTCGGCAAAATTGAAGATGGGAAAATCAATGAGTTTAAAATAAAACAT
This genomic window contains:
- a CDS encoding transketolase family protein; this translates as MADVKKIATRDSYGEALVELGAQNPDMIVLDADLAHATKTLAFQKAYPDRFFNCGIAEQNMMSIAAGIAATGKLVFASTFAMFAAGRAYEQVRNSIGYPHLPVKIGATHGGLSVGEDGASHQCCEDFALMRAIPGMTVICPADYVEAKKAVLAAAKHDGPVYFRFGRLAVPVLFNENDYSFELGKGILLGEGKDVTIVATGLMVGEAIAAREQLKNEGISARLINMPTIKPIDREILVAAARETGAIVTTEEHSIIGGLGGAVAETLSGICPVPIIRHGVEDEFGHSGPALEVLKHYGLTAEKIVAQAKQAIALKNS
- a CDS encoding ABC transporter ATP-binding protein; translated protein: MEPIVVVKDLCKVYGKGPMAVNALQHVNLQVEKGEFVAITGASGSGKSTLLHMLGAVDRPTSGSVVVDGVDVFSKKEGELAVFRRRKVGFVFQFYNLIPVLTAEENITLPVMLDGQNVDKELLEEILSSLGLSDRRQHLPSQLSGGQQQRVSIGRALIYRPSILLADEPTGNLDTQNSREILSLLKSSVRKYGQTLILITHDMSIASQADRVIVMEDGRIRSEEA
- a CDS encoding ABC-2 transporter permease translates to MKALLLKDWFVIWKQCRIMLLIPIVFALISGMMPGSDGDFFRLFSVVILAMFPITVIGLDERNKWEVYAATMPYSKQDMVLSKYVLAVIGIVTGCGLSVIATAFLNPSATSWAEMAPVLVTIFTVGCIYTAFIMPVIFRFGVEKGRMWFIILAVLLAGGIGALNTMAQGQNSVVFSFLKFIQSSLLWLPVAGIVLLALSALLSISIYSKREFS
- a CDS encoding response regulator transcription factor; translated protein: MEHILLVEDDCALAMGLVYSIQQEGFEVTHCPDAKSAREAFASSPFDLALLDVMLPDGNGFDLCRRFHSSCPVILLTACDEEVNVVMGLDGGADDYITKPFRVRELISRMRAVLRRCKSTDDTLKAGALTLHPEHSCVTLKGQSIPLTAMELRLLSHLMRNKGQTLTRTQLLDKLWDNRGEFVDDNTLSVNIRRLREKLEENPNQPQTILTVRGVGYRLEASE
- a CDS encoding RluA family pseudouridine synthase; the encoded protein is METFRLTVGQENQGKRLDVFVSSSVPDLSRSAVQRLVEEGNITINGGKPSKKTQMKTGDTVCVTVPDPVEMEAYPENIPLNVVYEDEDLLVVDKPKGMVVHPAPGNPDGTLVNALLYHCRGNLSGIGGVLRPGVVHRIDKDTSGLLMVAKNDFAHQHLAAQIQAHSFLRLYESVVYGGFRDDQGVVNAPIGRHPTDRKKMAVVPGGREAVTHYEVVERYPGFTHLRLKLETGRTHQIRVHMASLGHPVAGDAVYGPKKVITSLHGQCLHAKVLGFEHPRDGRYLEFSSALPDYFVKFLSDLQKQV
- a CDS encoding transketolase gives rise to the protein MDEAKKKSLTKMALRVRMGAIEGVFHAKSGHPGGSLSVADVLTYLYFEEMKVDPQKPHWKDRDRCVLSKGHAAPALYATLANRGFFSVDLLKTLRKIDSILQGHPNMKQVPGIDMSTGSLGQGISTAVGMALSAKTSEDSYRVYTVLGDGELGEGQVWEAAMFASAKKLDNLVAVIDNNNLQIDGSLEEVNSPYPIPEKFQAFGWHTIEIFGHDFDQIEAAFQEARTVKGKPTVIIARTVKGKGVSYMENNFIWHGQAPGQDLYEQAMKELGEQLAGLED
- a CDS encoding class I SAM-dependent methyltransferase: MKENKYDQDSFFEKYSQMTRSRYGLSGAGEWSAFRQLLPDFKGKRVLDLGCGYGWHCAYAVEHGASSVLGIDLSHKMLQVAREKNNAPSITYRQCAIEDFNPFPSSFDVVISSLAFHYVKDWDDVVRLVHHSLVPNGQFIFSVEHPVFTAAGSQDWFYRDNGDIAHFPVDNYFYEGKRQAVFLGERVVKYHRTLTTYLDSLLKHGFFIHAVVEPQPPEDMMHLDGMKDEMRRPMMILISAQKNDADNASV
- a CDS encoding sensor histidine kinase, which encodes MNQSLKNPQMKKTLIRITLWMLLATVAGCILFVGLSKLQAAQMMRQNIAMAGRMSTEDDAQNIAKLFTDPISEQDYEAGKALLSPYGVNVEMDPSLYQPYQSLLMQQLIGFCFLMLVLWGIVMLCCLRGMHGIFSQIRSLSSRVRQAADGNPKMLPAINEGDMQSLENSINLLVERSGFGMESLQADKMFLKNLLSDISHQLKTPLAALQLYSDLMLDHPDMEPAQREEFLQQSSQQLARIDWLIQGMLKMARLESGSILMQRKPTSLSSVALSAMSPFQAMADLKKVSLVSQIPDAISLNIDAEWTAEALGNLIKNALEHSHQGGHIRLTAKDTAMTVQLSVIDDGEGMESTELPYIFERFYRKQSQVKSSSVGIGLSLAKAILAENDADIYVKSAPGHGSEFVITFLKKSF
- a CDS encoding HAD family hydrolase yields the protein MSKSLEGCLLISDLDGTMLDENSRIPENNLQAVRRFVEEGGIFTIATGRTVESARRYVEQLPVNAPVCVMNGSLLYDYRQERIVWEHPLPPEAKQYARRVLECMPDIGVEFSSGRQLYVLRGNDITWEHVKFEGLPYVKTTLDEVPPVWHKVLYGAPSDRMVDVMEFCNRVSHHGVTYVATSPQYYEMLPEGSNKGETLGVLARMLKIALDKTFAIGDYYNDRELVRKAGCGALAANAPKELYPEADLIVRDHTQGAVADFVGKIECGTIFAQEV
- a CDS encoding FtsX family ABC transporter permease, translating into MNSLWTLTGRYLRKQRRRTILTTLGITMAVALVAGLGLIITGVQQILIGDAIDNTGNWHYIVGSAPSDAESTLNTPIEDLDMERHPITLSYDQATQLSQNVRFEKAGLAREYQFAQLDLATPDSDPNDASNYNYLQMREFDFVADEFRPYRAVSGRLPQNPGEIAVSMGLMDKLPGNPQLGDTITLQIGYFTGARTDVENYESPVEYTFTPKQTCTYTLVGYINVVSDSSMMNTYNAVTYGFQGGEDCYTTYVRMKPGSDFNQGMLDALKENGIDHTGTDILTADGIVSNYSLLRWSGQSANLEANAAFSGLFILLAAIILVTMGAVIRNSFAMSVSERITQFGILRSIGASPKQIRGLVLREGILVSLFSIPLGLLSGIAAMAIVFRVVASYEVSFFKNFKLVITPWPLILAAVLGLLAVLISAWSPAVKAGLVSPIEAVRGHATLHGERIKRSRRGKVLGKIFGTPGVMAARNIRRNPRRFRTTVFSIGLSVTLFISIGSFAQSASSSIASVVPNGADFTVQYYVPSSTEQDAETDPQVDADIQKNLNLLQDLQSTLHQTNGVSKAEVISSSEAATRSIQGHYSKEYQELMSEYGHYGSSSWDSDVEYMTLMFVDESGYNSLDLGGNAPSYQQLTDGGAILFDTYSVNNQGTSITSIRMSDLKVGDSINLLKTLYDESGELSFTDKGSVTVSAIRQEAPWVTGRSNTAFTLVLSKDSAIANQFSPYSYTLSVKCLDGQIEDTRTVLDSLETGRYLNVTDIISEQLESRNYVATINLFLYGFLTVIVLISVLNIINTVSTNLLLRRREIGMMRAVGMSKGQLIRMLLLECTLYGFSGALWGSIAGELLYLALLHTGQGLIGTTHFFPTSSILLSFLLSILIAILAGAEPMFRIIRTPIVDSIRAEE